The Sphingosinicella flava genome includes the window GCCAGCTGGCCGACCTTCTGCCGGTCGATACCCGAAATCTCGACCGTGGTCGTGTCCGGGGTCTTCACTTCCAGGCCGTCCGGCACCGGAATGTTGACGTCGTGGCTGTAACCGAGCTGCAGCTTCAGGTTCTTGCCCTGAGCATTGGCACGATAGCCGACGCCGGTGATTTCGAGCACCTTCGTGAAGCCTTCCGAAACGCCGGTAACCAAATTCTGGACCAGGGTGCGATGCATGCCCCAGAAGGAGCGGGCGCGCTTCGTGTCGTTGGCGGGGCGAACCAGGATACGGCCGTCTTCGATGCCGTAGCTGATGTCGTCCATCATCTGCATGGTGAGGGTGCCCTTAGGGCCCTTCACGGACAGGACGGAGCCTTCGATCGAGGCGGTCACGTTGCCCGGCAACGCGACAGGAACTTTACCGATGCGGCTCATCAGAACACCTCCGCCAGCACTTCGCCGCCGACATTCTGATCGCGCGCTTCCGCGTCGGACAGAACGCCGCGAGGCGTCGAGACGATGGTGATGCCGAGGCCGTTGCGGACCCGGGGCAATTCCTGCGAACCCGAATAGACGCGGCGGCCGGGCTTCGAAATACGGGACACGTGGCGGATCGCCGGCTGGCCCTCGAAATATTTCAGTTCGATGCGCAGGCCCTTGTGGGCGCCCAGCGCTTCTTCGGAATAACCGCGGATATAGCCTTCGCGCTGAAGCACGTCGAGAACGCGGGCGCGCAGCTTGGACGCGGGGGAAACCACACTGTCCTTGCGCGCCTGCTGGCCGTTGCGGATGCGGGTGAGCATATCACCCAAAGGATCGGTCAATGGCATATCTTATACCTTACCAGCTCGATTTCGTCAGACCGGGGATCAGGCCCTTATTGCCCAATTCGCGCAGCATGACCCTCGAAAGCCCGAATTTGCGATAATTCGCGCGCGGACGGCCAGTCATCTGGCAACGGTTGCGGACCCGGGTCGGGTTCGCGTTGCGCGGGATTTCCGCCATCTTCAGACGCGCGATCAGACGTTCGGTGTCGTCCTTGGACTCATCGTCCGCGATCGCCTTCAGCTTCGCATATTGGCCGGCATATTTCTTCACCAGCTTCTTGCGACGCTCATTCTTGTTGATGGAACTCAGTTTCGCCATGACTTAAGTTCTCTTCCTTCTCTCAAGCAGACCGCTTACGCGGCCTGCTGCTGATCCTGTTCGACCGGGAAGGGGAAGTTGAAGAGGCGCAGCAATTCGCGCGCTTCCTCATCCGTCTTCGCGGTGGTGGTGACGATGATGTCCATGCCGCGCACCTTGTCGATGCGGTCATAGCTGATCTCAGGGAAAATGATCTGTTCCTTGAGGCCCATCGCATAATTGCCGCGGCCGTCGAACGACTTCGGGTTCAGGCCGCGGAAGTCGCGGACGCGCGGCAGCGCGACCGTGACCAGGCGGTCCAGAAACTCATACATACGCTCGCGGCGCAGGGTGACCTTGCAGCCGATCGGCATGCCTTCACGCAGCTTGAACTGCGCGATCGACTTCTTCGCCTTGGTGACGACAGGCTTCTGGCCGGCGATCAGCTCCATTTCGGAAGCCGCGACCTCGACCTTCTTCTTGTCCTGCGTGGCTTCGCCGACGCCCATGTTGATGACGATCTTTTCGAGCTTGGGAACCTCCATGCGGTTCTTGTAGCCGAACTTCTCGGTCATCGCCTTGACGATGCGCTCGTCATAATCCTTGCGGAGGCGGGGCGTATATTTCTTATCAGCCATTGATGGTCTCCCCGGACTTCACGGCCACGCGGACCTTCTTGCCGTCCTTGGTTTCGAAACGGACGCGCGTCGGCTTGCCCGTCTTGGGATCCTTGAGCGCCACCTTGGACACGTGAAGCGGCGCTTCAGCGCGTTCCAGGCCGCCCTGCGGATTGGCCTGGGTGGCCTTCCGGTGACGGGTGATAATGTTCACGCCCGACACGACGACCTTGCCGTCCTTGGGCATGCTCTTGGTGACTTCGCCGGTCTTGCCCTTGTCCTTGCCGGACAGGATGACGACCTGGTCACCTTTCTTGATCTTCGCAGCAGCCATGATCTTACAAAACCTCCGGCGCGAGCGAGATGATCTTCATGTGCTTCTTCGCGCGCAATTCGCGGACGACCGGGCCGAAGATACGGGTGCCGATCGGCTCCTGGTTGTTGTTGACGAGCACCGCGGCGTTGGAATCGAAGCGGATCGTCGAACCGTCGGGACGATGAATGTCCTTGGCGGTCCGGACGATGACGGCCTTGTGGACGTCGCCCTTCTTCACGCGGCCCTTGGGGGACGCTTCCTTCACCGACACCACGATGATGTCGCCGACACTGGCAAAGCGGCGCTTTGAGCCGCCGAGCACCTTGATGCACTGGACGCGCTTGGCGCCCGAATTGTCAGCCACATCAAGGTTGGACTGCATCTGGATCATCGATCCATTCCTTCTCTCACTTCAACCGGGACATCCCGGCGATCAGCTACAAATAAGCGGCTTAAATATCCGACTTGGCGGGCGTGGCATGCGTGTCTACGCGATCCAGCACCTTCCAGGTCTTCAGCTTGGAAATCGGCCGCGTCTCTTCGATGCGGACGGTCTCGCCGGCCTTGAACTCATTGCCCTCGTCATGGGCATGATACTTCTTCGACAGCTTGATGATCTTGCCGTAGAGCGGGTGCTTCACCCGCCGCTCGACCTTCACCACCACGGTCTTGTCGGTCTTGTCGGACACCACGGTCCCGGTCAGAATGCGCTTCGGCATGATAACTCCTTAGGCCTTCTGAGCGGCGCGCGTGCGCTCACCCTGCAGCGTCTTGATCTGGGCGATGGAGCGGCGAACTTCACGAACGCGCGCCGGCTTCTCGAGCTGGTTCGTCGCGGCCTGGAAGCGCAGGTTGAACTGCTCGCGCTTCAGCTCGCCCAGCTGCTCGTTGAGCTGGTCGTCGCTCTTGGCTTTGAGATCGTCGATCTTGGCCATTTATCAATCTTCCTCAATCAGCGATTCACCGAGGCGGGCCACCACCTTGGTCTTGATCGGCAGCTTTTCCATCGCGCGCTCGAAAGCGACGCGAGCGAGCGGGCCGGGAACGCCGTCCAGTTCGAACAGGATGCGGCCGGGCTTCACGCGGGCCGCCCAATATTCCGGCGAACCCTTGCCCGAGCCCATGCGGACTTCAGCGGGCTTCGACGACACCGGCACGTCCGGGAAGACGCGGATCCACAAACGGCCCTGACGGCGGATGTGGCGCGTGATCGCGCGACGGGCCGCTTCGATCTGGCGGGCGGTGATCCGATCCGGCTCCAGGGCCTTGAGGCCGAAGGCGCCGAAGGTCAGATCGGTGCCGCCCTTGG containing:
- the rplE gene encoding 50S ribosomal protein L5, whose amino-acid sequence is MADKKYTPRLRKDYDERIVKAMTEKFGYKNRMEVPKLEKIVINMGVGEATQDKKKVEVAASEMELIAGQKPVVTKAKKSIAQFKLREGMPIGCKVTLRRERMYEFLDRLVTVALPRVRDFRGLNPKSFDGRGNYAMGLKEQIIFPEISYDRIDKVRGMDIIVTTTAKTDEEARELLRLFNFPFPVEQDQQQAA
- the rplX gene encoding 50S ribosomal protein L24, whose protein sequence is MAAAKIKKGDQVVILSGKDKGKTGEVTKSMPKDGKVVVSGVNIITRHRKATQANPQGGLERAEAPLHVSKVALKDPKTGKPTRVRFETKDGKKVRVAVKSGETING
- the rplN gene encoding 50S ribosomal protein L14 — encoded protein: MIQMQSNLDVADNSGAKRVQCIKVLGGSKRRFASVGDIIVVSVKEASPKGRVKKGDVHKAVIVRTAKDIHRPDGSTIRFDSNAAVLVNNNQEPIGTRIFGPVVRELRAKKHMKIISLAPEVL
- the rpsQ gene encoding 30S ribosomal protein S17, with protein sequence MPKRILTGTVVSDKTDKTVVVKVERRVKHPLYGKIIKLSKKYHAHDEGNEFKAGETVRIEETRPISKLKTWKVLDRVDTHATPAKSDI
- the rpsN gene encoding 30S ribosomal protein S14, producing MAKLSSINKNERRKKLVKKYAGQYAKLKAIADDESKDDTERLIARLKMAEIPRNANPTRVRNRCQMTGRPRANYRKFGLSRVMLRELGNKGLIPGLTKSSW
- the rplP gene encoding 50S ribosomal protein L16; the protein is MLQPKRTKFRKAFKGRISGNAKGGTDLTFGAFGLKALEPDRITARQIEAARRAITRHIRRQGRLWIRVFPDVPVSSKPAEVRMGSGKGSPEYWAARVKPGRILFELDGVPGPLARVAFERAMEKLPIKTKVVARLGESLIEED
- the rpmC gene encoding 50S ribosomal protein L29; amino-acid sequence: MAKIDDLKAKSDDQLNEQLGELKREQFNLRFQAATNQLEKPARVREVRRSIAQIKTLQGERTRAAQKA
- the rpsH gene encoding 30S ribosomal protein S8; translation: MPLTDPLGDMLTRIRNGQQARKDSVVSPASKLRARVLDVLQREGYIRGYSEEALGAHKGLRIELKYFEGQPAIRHVSRISKPGRRVYSGSQELPRVRNGLGITIVSTPRGVLSDAEARDQNVGGEVLAEVF
- the rplF gene encoding 50S ribosomal protein L6, coding for MSRIGKVPVALPGNVTASIEGSVLSVKGPKGTLTMQMMDDISYGIEDGRILVRPANDTKRARSFWGMHRTLVQNLVTGVSEGFTKVLEITGVGYRANAQGKNLKLQLGYSHDVNIPVPDGLEVKTPDTTTVEISGIDRQKVGQLAAEIRRWRKPEPYKGKGIKYRGEYIFRKEGKKK